One part of the Solea solea chromosome 16, fSolSol10.1, whole genome shotgun sequence genome encodes these proteins:
- the wnt9b gene encoding protein Wnt-9b, whose protein sequence is MRSRLPRTACLLRLIALCILLSHSAAYFGLTGREPLVLLPAPFSNEAPTGKAHLKQCEQMSLTRRQKRLCRREPGLAETLRESVRLSLLECRYQFRNERWNCSMDGRGSLLKRAFKETAFLLAVSSAALTHALAKACSSGRMERCTCDDSPGIQHREAWQWGVCGDNLKYSTKFLKKFLGQKRVSKDMRAQVDIHNINAGIRAVKSGLKTTCKCHGVSGSCAVRTCWKQLPPFHDTGRLLKYRHDTAMRVLSVTNAATGETELTGPHRHSQSLRTTDLVYLEDSPSFCRPSRYSAGTGGRSCAKDTSCQSLCCGRGYNTAMRLTSMSCHCQVRWCCHVECQTCVREEEVYTCKTA, encoded by the exons ATGCGCTCCAGGCTCCCACGGACCGCCTGCTTACTGCGTCTCATTGCGCTCTGCATCCTCCTCTCGCACTCTGCAGCTTACTTTGG GCTGACAGGTCGGGAACCCCTGGTGCTATTACCTGCTCCGTTTTCCAATGAAGCCCCGACAGGAAAGGCTCACCTGAAGCAGTGCGAGCAGATGAGTCTGACCAGGCGGCAGAAGAGGCTTTGCCGCAGGGAGCCTGGTTTGGCAGAGACGTTGCGGGAGTCGGTGCGCCTCAGCCTCCTGGAGTGTCGCTATCAGTTCAGGAATGAGCGCTGGAACTGCAGCATGGATGGACGGGGAAGCCTCCTGAAGAGAG CATTCAAAGAGACTGCCTTCTTACTGGCAGTGTCCTCCGCAGCACTGACGCACGCCCTGGCCAAAGCGTGCAGCTCGGGCCGCATGGAGCGGTGCACATGCGACGATTCCCCCGGCATCCAGCACCGGGAAGCGTGGCAGTGGGGGGTCTGCGGCGACAACCTGAAATACAGCACCAAGTTTCTGAAGAAGTTCCTCGGCCAGAAGAGGGTCAGCAAGGACATGAGGGCTCAGGTCGACATCCACAACATCAATGCGGGAATTCGG GCGGTGAAGAGCGGGCTGAAAACAACCTGCAAGTGTCATGGCGTCTCCGGCTCCTGCGCCGTACGGACTTGCTGGAAGCAGCTGCCGCCTTTCCACGACACGGGGCGGCTGCTCAAGTACCGCCATGACACTGCAATGCGGGTGCTGAGCGTCACCAACGCAGCCACGGGGGAGACGGAGCTCACGGGGCCTCACCGTCACAGCCAGAGCCTCCGAACTACAGACCTAGTCTACCTGGAAGACTCCCCCAGCTTCTGCAGGCCCTCGCGCTACTCGGCGGGCACAGGCGGCCGCTCGTGTGCAAAGGACACCTCGTGTCAGAGTCTGTGCTGTGGGCGGGGCTACAACACGGCCATGCGTCTCACCAGCATGTCCTGCCACTGCCAGGTGCGCTGGTGCTGTCACGTGGAGTGTCAGACGTGCGTGAGGGAAGAGGAGGTGTACACCTGCAAGACCGCGTGA